A genomic stretch from Edaphobacter aggregans includes:
- a CDS encoding CHAT domain-containing protein: MRLPRALKLSAIAFAFVVLIIGAFYFYAITPHASSAPVGSAQNLLDRADTLAWGNQWALAQPLYKQAEAKFEQQGQLSKALYARVSQIPPNESANSPLTIVSLTQDLARPEAAEPEIRLRILTIRGMLETNYNAAEALSTWQQVSTIARSLGHVSIASRALGEEGIASFMLGDTETAKKKVIGAWTLSKIENDPAATVRYASVFGAGLVQIHRYQEALTPLNEAIRIAGTHSGVAYPTIAVYAKIDALVGLHRLDEALEMANDSLTRLQPTPFDAHKAQVYLSRGNVYRERREWNAATEDYRDSVRYSTKIGNYRGIADASGLLAQAYVHAHDLPAALDAINAAIAANTKIPEELYLVPRNLATKAEILSQMGQAKDADDLYLKSIALVNGMIEHAPTMNVQRQLLAEMNNVYSGYFALLTSQKRYTEAFAILEQIRGRVETAALEHHNEVAHVPTPQEKELTRLNVALINSESPQQRETISNAIYHTELAMSPSEVEQETVIHPVQLTELQRALSRNSLLIEYVLAEPSSYALAITSTDVAALQLPSRTLIETDAKHYIGEIRGKKEDKKLAETLFGELLQPVKQYAEKTDLIVVPDGSLHLLPFAALSDHGSYVLSTHSVAVAPSSTVYSLIHNRAQDDTAATVSYLGVAAWTQSGDTRNPILRAISGPKRSELIPLPESKAEVESIARYLPPPGTILLGSKASEGNFKKLAASDPKVIHLALHGYVDLDYPDRSALIFAPEDSGKEDGLLQVREIRTMHLSSKLVTLSACSTGVGPVGEVGVANLVNAFIEAGADSVVSTLWDVEDESTEHFMMNFYSNLGLHKRKVDALRSSQLDLLQKGFVPYFWAGFQLAGDPNGNL, from the coding sequence GTGCGACTCCCCCGCGCTTTGAAACTCTCTGCAATAGCCTTTGCCTTTGTTGTGTTGATAATTGGTGCGTTTTACTTCTACGCGATCACGCCGCATGCTAGTTCGGCGCCTGTGGGCTCGGCCCAGAACTTACTTGACCGAGCCGACACCCTGGCCTGGGGCAACCAATGGGCGCTGGCTCAACCGCTCTACAAACAGGCGGAAGCTAAATTTGAGCAGCAGGGCCAGCTTTCTAAAGCCCTGTATGCGCGAGTGAGCCAAATCCCTCCGAACGAGTCGGCAAATAGCCCGCTGACCATTGTTTCCTTAACCCAGGACCTCGCTCGGCCCGAAGCAGCTGAGCCCGAAATCCGATTACGCATTCTGACGATTCGGGGAATGTTGGAGACGAACTACAACGCCGCTGAGGCACTCTCCACCTGGCAACAGGTTTCTACAATTGCCAGGAGTCTAGGGCACGTTTCGATCGCCTCGAGAGCGCTGGGCGAAGAAGGCATCGCTTCGTTCATGCTTGGGGATACGGAAACGGCAAAGAAAAAGGTTATCGGTGCATGGACGCTTTCGAAAATCGAGAATGATCCTGCGGCAACGGTGCGCTACGCCTCGGTGTTCGGCGCCGGCCTCGTGCAGATACACCGTTATCAGGAAGCACTGACTCCGCTCAATGAAGCTATCCGGATAGCCGGCACCCACTCAGGAGTGGCCTACCCCACGATCGCGGTGTATGCAAAGATCGACGCACTCGTCGGTCTCCACCGGCTGGATGAAGCGCTTGAGATGGCGAATGACTCCCTTACCAGGCTGCAGCCGACGCCGTTTGATGCCCATAAGGCACAGGTGTATCTGTCTCGCGGAAACGTTTATCGAGAACGCCGCGAATGGAATGCTGCCACCGAGGATTACAGAGACTCAGTTCGCTATTCGACGAAAATTGGTAATTATCGCGGAATTGCAGATGCGAGTGGCCTTCTGGCGCAAGCCTATGTACACGCTCATGATTTGCCTGCGGCGCTCGATGCAATCAACGCCGCAATAGCTGCCAATACAAAAATTCCCGAAGAACTGTATTTGGTACCGCGCAATCTGGCCACCAAGGCGGAGATTCTGAGCCAGATGGGGCAAGCGAAGGACGCTGACGACCTGTATCTAAAATCCATCGCCCTGGTTAACGGGATGATCGAACACGCTCCAACAATGAATGTCCAGCGACAGCTACTGGCCGAGATGAACAATGTCTACTCCGGATATTTCGCGTTGTTGACCTCCCAAAAACGCTATACCGAGGCCTTTGCGATACTGGAACAGATTCGTGGCCGGGTAGAGACAGCAGCCCTGGAACACCACAACGAGGTTGCTCACGTTCCGACACCTCAAGAGAAGGAACTCACGAGACTCAATGTCGCCCTCATCAACTCCGAATCTCCTCAACAGAGAGAAACGATCTCCAATGCGATTTATCACACGGAGCTTGCGATGAGCCCGAGCGAAGTGGAGCAAGAAACCGTTATCCATCCGGTTCAGTTGACGGAGTTGCAACGAGCATTGTCTCGCAATTCGCTGCTCATCGAGTATGTTCTCGCGGAACCTAGCTCCTACGCGCTAGCGATCACCAGCACAGACGTGGCCGCGTTACAACTCCCATCGCGAACTCTTATCGAGACCGACGCCAAGCACTATATTGGCGAGATTCGTGGGAAGAAAGAAGACAAAAAGCTCGCGGAGACATTGTTCGGAGAACTGCTTCAGCCGGTGAAGCAGTATGCCGAGAAGACAGACTTGATTGTCGTTCCGGACGGTTCCTTGCATCTGCTGCCGTTCGCTGCGCTGTCCGACCATGGCTCATATGTGCTATCAACGCACTCCGTGGCCGTCGCTCCGTCCTCTACCGTATACAGCCTGATCCACAATCGCGCCCAGGATGACACGGCTGCGACCGTATCCTACCTCGGTGTTGCAGCGTGGACCCAATCCGGCGACACGCGAAATCCCATCCTCCGGGCTATCTCAGGACCGAAACGCAGCGAGCTTATCCCTCTGCCGGAAAGCAAAGCCGAGGTCGAAAGCATTGCGCGCTACCTACCGCCTCCGGGCACAATACTGCTTGGCTCAAAGGCCAGCGAGGGGAACTTTAAAAAGCTGGCCGCGAGTGATCCGAAGGTGATTCACCTGGCTCTGCACGGTTATGTGGACCTCGATTATCCGGATCGATCCGCTCTCATCTTCGCACCGGAGGACTCAGGGAAGGAAGATGGTTTGCTGCAGGTCCGTGAAATCAGAACCATGCATCTAAGCTCGAAGCTCGTAACACTATCTGCCTGCAGTACGGGCGTCGGGCCAGTCGGAGAAGTTGGAGTCGCAAACCTGGTCAATGCCTTCATCGAAGCCGGCGCAGATTCCGTGGTTTCGACATTATGGGATGTGGAGGACGAATCGACGGAACACTTCATGATGAATTTCTATTCGAACCTCGGACTTCATAAACGCAAGGTCGATGCGCTTCGGTCCTCCCAGCTCGATCTTCTGCAAAAAGGATTCGTTCCGTACTTTTGGGCGGGATTTCAACTTGCCGGAGACCCCAATGGGAACCTTTGA
- a CDS encoding S41 family peptidase, producing the protein MNTSSSIPSSSALSVNTKREVLNRVVLSLQKKFYKPELLTEEWLQSVESHRPGIESAATQDEFEQSMMKLLHTLNSSHLGFFHETGRLASSRAALSATYLAEETEEGRRWIFQDVHKGGTAAKASIEPGDILLRVNDREIVPPEHPTFPFGQISAVEVIPADGRKRTAHIDVAPPKGKKLQFIQPQLVEYQPYPNDIGYLKVAMFPGMVGVDVATEISRAIEELGNVKGLVIDLRGNTGGGVGALRVMSLLTPAKIPVGFAPNRKWASKNLDTVKLSFPRFNRIPSKKIELWTLAVRFMPSLVSKSPVVLETEGLGPKPFHGKIALLVDRHTASAAEMIAIFAKENGLATVVGEKTAGRLLSATSTKVGGGFRLALPTGSYRTWNGMTLEGNPIEPDLRIDFDWRERRSGIDTQLQSAVEFVSRALGSAGT; encoded by the coding sequence GTGAATACTAGCTCCTCGATACCGTCGTCTTCTGCACTATCGGTGAATACAAAACGCGAGGTACTCAACCGTGTCGTGTTGAGTCTGCAAAAGAAGTTCTACAAACCTGAGCTGCTTACCGAAGAGTGGCTGCAGAGTGTGGAATCGCACCGGCCTGGGATTGAATCGGCAGCGACCCAGGATGAGTTTGAGCAGTCGATGATGAAGCTTCTGCACACGCTTAATTCCTCGCATCTCGGTTTCTTTCACGAGACGGGCCGCCTTGCGTCCAGCAGGGCAGCATTGAGCGCGACGTACCTTGCCGAGGAGACAGAGGAAGGAAGACGGTGGATCTTTCAGGATGTACATAAGGGTGGTACAGCCGCCAAGGCGAGCATAGAGCCAGGCGACATTCTGCTTCGAGTGAACGATCGAGAGATCGTTCCCCCCGAACACCCCACTTTTCCCTTTGGCCAGATATCTGCCGTCGAGGTCATCCCGGCAGACGGCAGAAAACGCACCGCTCATATTGATGTGGCCCCTCCCAAGGGGAAGAAGCTGCAATTCATTCAGCCGCAGCTGGTGGAATATCAGCCGTATCCGAACGATATCGGGTATCTCAAAGTTGCGATGTTTCCCGGGATGGTGGGTGTCGACGTTGCAACCGAAATCTCCCGCGCAATCGAAGAACTCGGGAACGTGAAGGGCTTAGTGATCGATCTCAGGGGAAATACTGGGGGCGGCGTAGGTGCGCTCCGTGTCATGAGTTTGTTGACCCCTGCGAAGATACCCGTTGGCTTCGCTCCAAATCGAAAGTGGGCAAGCAAGAATCTCGACACTGTTAAGTTGTCCTTTCCTCGGTTCAACAGGATTCCTTCAAAAAAGATTGAACTGTGGACCCTTGCTGTTCGCTTCATGCCGTCTCTGGTTAGCAAATCACCTGTCGTTCTTGAAACCGAGGGCCTGGGCCCCAAACCTTTCCACGGCAAGATAGCGCTTCTGGTTGACCGTCATACAGCGAGTGCGGCTGAGATGATTGCTATTTTTGCAAAAGAAAATGGGTTAGCGACTGTAGTCGGAGAGAAGACTGCCGGGCGGCTGCTTTCTGCCACCTCGACGAAGGTAGGCGGCGGATTCCGCTTGGCCCTTCCTACTGGGAGTTATCGCACCTGGAATGGAATGACGCTGGAAGGTAATCCCATCGAACCCGATCTGCGCATCGATTTCGATTGGCGAGAGAGGCGTTCAGGGATTGATACACAGCTACAAAGCGCAGTCGAATTCGTCTCGAGAGCACTTGGTTCTGCGGGCACTTAG
- a CDS encoding PIN domain-containing protein: MSDKPFFDTTILIYAVYEGDPHTAVAENLLGAGGYISVRVLNEFAAVARRKLNMSWEEIGEALGAVRALLGTTGFPHGQNP, from the coding sequence ATGAGCGATAAGCCATTCTTCGACACCACCATCCTGATCTATGCCGTCTACGAAGGAGATCCCCACACAGCAGTCGCGGAGAACCTTCTCGGAGCAGGCGGATATATCAGTGTGCGGGTTTTGAACGAGTTTGCAGCCGTTGCCCGGCGAAAGCTGAATATGTCATGGGAGGAGATTGGGGAGGCTCTTGGCGCAGTTCGGGCCTTGTTGGGAACCACCGGTTTCCCTCACGGTCAAAACCCATGA